The following proteins are encoded in a genomic region of Nitrospira sp.:
- a CDS encoding NADH-quinone oxidoreductase subunit M, producing MLDAILLIILFAPFVGAMTLIFIPNRQALQVRLVAAISAGVCCLASWIMFLSFDATKVGYQFVQRFEWSKELGIAFYLGVDGIGAPLVLASGVLLFAGIFISWHIKDRTKEFYIWLLILAAATIGVFMSLDLFFLYFFYEMSVIPMYLLLGMWGSHTKAYLETANAAEWERPDASRFILNFGRNSKEYAAMKLVLFLSAWAVAALMGILLIYKFSGLNTFDIVQLKQHAHFEGTLGTLIWLLIFFGFASIAPIWPLHSWSPVGHAAAPAATSMLHAGVLMKLGHFSIIRICYEIMPDLTRQLMPIAAVLCIFSIVYGGLVAFYAKDTKYVIGYSSSSHMGYVFLGMAALDYISLSGAVIYMFAHAMATGMLFAMAGWVYDQTHTRDIPSLGGLVDRMPFVAGCFIVACMASIGMPGTVNFIAEVMILVGAWHKYPLQVFVAVVGIVLTMGYLFRMMRGLFYGPLDEHYAHSHDAVSLVDRFPLLLMIACSVGFFFFPFHFYDVVRAGVDPLIARIIEVVPVVSQTGQALITGGPQP from the coding sequence ATGCTCGACGCCATCCTTCTTATTATATTGTTTGCGCCATTCGTCGGGGCCATGACGCTGATCTTTATCCCGAACCGGCAGGCGCTTCAGGTGCGCCTCGTTGCGGCGATTTCAGCCGGCGTCTGCTGCCTGGCTTCCTGGATCATGTTCCTGTCGTTCGATGCCACCAAGGTCGGCTATCAGTTCGTCCAGCGGTTCGAGTGGTCCAAGGAGCTCGGTATCGCGTTTTATCTTGGCGTGGACGGCATCGGCGCGCCGCTGGTACTGGCCTCCGGCGTTCTGCTGTTCGCGGGCATTTTCATTTCCTGGCACATCAAGGACCGGACTAAGGAATTCTACATCTGGCTGCTGATTCTGGCCGCCGCCACGATCGGCGTCTTCATGTCGCTCGACCTGTTCTTCCTGTACTTCTTCTATGAAATGTCCGTCATTCCGATGTACCTCCTGCTGGGCATGTGGGGCAGCCACACCAAGGCCTATCTGGAAACGGCCAACGCGGCCGAGTGGGAGCGCCCTGACGCCTCGCGGTTCATCCTGAACTTCGGACGGAACAGCAAGGAATATGCGGCGATGAAGCTCGTGCTGTTTCTGTCCGCCTGGGCTGTGGCGGCGCTGATGGGCATTCTGCTCATTTACAAATTCTCAGGCCTGAACACCTTCGACATCGTGCAGCTGAAGCAACACGCGCATTTTGAGGGGACGTTGGGCACGCTGATCTGGCTGCTAATTTTCTTTGGCTTCGCGTCGATCGCGCCGATCTGGCCGCTGCACTCCTGGTCGCCCGTCGGCCACGCCGCGGCGCCCGCCGCCACGTCCATGCTGCACGCGGGCGTGCTGATGAAGCTGGGCCACTTCTCGATCATCCGCATCTGCTACGAAATCATGCCGGACCTCACGCGGCAACTCATGCCGATTGCAGCGGTCCTCTGCATCTTCAGCATTGTCTACGGCGGGCTGGTGGCGTTTTACGCGAAGGACACCAAGTACGTCATCGGCTACAGCAGTTCGAGCCACATGGGCTACGTATTTCTCGGCATGGCGGCGCTGGACTACATCAGCCTGAGCGGCGCGGTCATTTATATGTTCGCCCACGCGATGGCCACGGGCATGCTCTTCGCCATGGCCGGCTGGGTCTACGATCAAACGCACACGCGCGACATTCCGTCCCTCGGCGGGCTTGTCGACCGCATGCCCTTCGTGGCCGGCTGTTTCATCGTTGCCTGCATGGCCTCCATCGGCATGCCCGGCACGGTCAACTTCATCGCCGAGGTCATGATCCTCGTCGGCGCCTGGCACAAGTATCCGCTGCAAGTGTTTGTCGCCGTCGTTGGGATCGTGCTCACGATGGGGTATCTGTTCCGCATGATGCGGGGGCTGTTCTACGGTCCGCTGGATGAGCACTATGCGCATTCGCACGATGCCGTGTCGCTGGTGGACCGGTTCCCGCTGCTGCTCATGATCGCTTGCAGTGTCGGGTTCTTCTTCTTCCCGTTCCATTTCTATGACGTGGTGCGCGCTGGCGTGGA